A window of Belonocnema kinseyi isolate 2016_QV_RU_SX_M_011 chromosome 9, B_treatae_v1, whole genome shotgun sequence contains these coding sequences:
- the LOC117180858 gene encoding guanylate kinase isoform X2 — protein MLQRAFNMVQKGFRPLVLCGPSGTGKSTLIKKLFDELPDSFGFSISHTTRKPRAGEQNGKEYYFTDKEEMQSQIDRGQFLESATYSGNMYGTSKRAVEDVQRAGKVCVLDIDVQGVKQIKKTITLDPLYVFVKPPSISELEKRLRERNTETEESLQLRLKAAQEEIEYGEQPGNFHLVIENDNVEKAYKKLRDFVVSEIERQKGLGASTKCRFIQFIYAEQLI, from the exons ATGTTACAGC GTGCTTTTAATATGGTCCAAAAAGGCTTTCGGCCGCTGGTGTTGTGCGGCCCCTCTGGTACGGGGAAAAGTACTTTGATAAAGAAACTTTTTGACGAACTTCCTGATTCCTTCGGGTTTTCGATTAGTCATACCACAAGAAAACCTAGAGCAGGTGAACAAAATGGCAAGGAGTATTACTTTACTGATAAAGAAGAAATGCAGAGTCAAATCGATCGCGGACAGTTTCTCGAAAGTGCAACGTACAGTGGTAACATGTACGGAACAAG taAACGAGCCGTTGAGGATGTGCAGCGTGCCGGAAAAGTATGTGTGCTAGATATTGACGTACAAGGTGTGaaacaaattaagaaaacaaTTACTCTGGATCCGTTATACGTATTTGTGAAACCGCCATCCATATCTGAATTGGAAAAGCGATTACGAGAACGTAATACTGAAACTGAGGAATCTCTACAACTCAGGTTAAAGGCAGCACAAGAGGAAATCGAATATG gTGAACAACCTGGGAATTTTCATTTAGTAATCGAGAACGACAATGTTGAGAAGGCCTACAAAAAGCTTCGGGACTTTGTTGTCTCTGAAATCGAACGACAGAAAGGTTTAG GTGCGTCAACAAAATGTCGCTTCATTCAGTTTATTTATGCTGAACAGTTGATTTAA
- the LOC117180858 gene encoding guanylate kinase isoform X3: MVFSMSFRKSTISAFNMVQKGFRPLVLCGPSGTGKSTLIKKLFDELPDSFGFSISHTTRKPRAGEQNGKEYYFTDKEEMQSQIDRGQFLESATYSGNMYGTSKRAVEDVQRAGKVCVLDIDVQGVKQIKKTITLDPLYVFVKPPSISELEKRLRERNTETEESLQLRLKAAQEEIEYGEQPGNFHLVIENDNVEKAYKKLRDFVVSEIERQKGLGWPF, translated from the exons ATGGTGTTTTCTATGTCGTTTAGAAAGTCTACGATAA GTGCTTTTAATATGGTCCAAAAAGGCTTTCGGCCGCTGGTGTTGTGCGGCCCCTCTGGTACGGGGAAAAGTACTTTGATAAAGAAACTTTTTGACGAACTTCCTGATTCCTTCGGGTTTTCGATTAGTCATACCACAAGAAAACCTAGAGCAGGTGAACAAAATGGCAAGGAGTATTACTTTACTGATAAAGAAGAAATGCAGAGTCAAATCGATCGCGGACAGTTTCTCGAAAGTGCAACGTACAGTGGTAACATGTACGGAACAAG taAACGAGCCGTTGAGGATGTGCAGCGTGCCGGAAAAGTATGTGTGCTAGATATTGACGTACAAGGTGTGaaacaaattaagaaaacaaTTACTCTGGATCCGTTATACGTATTTGTGAAACCGCCATCCATATCTGAATTGGAAAAGCGATTACGAGAACGTAATACTGAAACTGAGGAATCTCTACAACTCAGGTTAAAGGCAGCACAAGAGGAAATCGAATATG gTGAACAACCTGGGAATTTTCATTTAGTAATCGAGAACGACAATGTTGAGAAGGCCTACAAAAAGCTTCGGGACTTTGTTGTCTCTGAAATCGAACGACAGAAAGGTTTAG gttggccgttttaa
- the LOC117180858 gene encoding guanylate kinase isoform X4, producing MVFSMSFRKSTISAFNMVQKGFRPLVLCGPSGTGKSTLIKKLFDELPDSFGFSISHTTRKPRAGEQNGKEYYFTDKEEMQSQIDRGQFLESATYSGNMYGTSKRAVEDVQRAGKVCVLDIDVQGVKQIKKTITLDPLYVFVKPPSISELEKRLRERNTETEESLQLRLKAAQEEIEYGEQPGNFHLVIENDNVEKAYKKLRDFVVSEIERQKGLEN from the exons ATGGTGTTTTCTATGTCGTTTAGAAAGTCTACGATAA GTGCTTTTAATATGGTCCAAAAAGGCTTTCGGCCGCTGGTGTTGTGCGGCCCCTCTGGTACGGGGAAAAGTACTTTGATAAAGAAACTTTTTGACGAACTTCCTGATTCCTTCGGGTTTTCGATTAGTCATACCACAAGAAAACCTAGAGCAGGTGAACAAAATGGCAAGGAGTATTACTTTACTGATAAAGAAGAAATGCAGAGTCAAATCGATCGCGGACAGTTTCTCGAAAGTGCAACGTACAGTGGTAACATGTACGGAACAAG taAACGAGCCGTTGAGGATGTGCAGCGTGCCGGAAAAGTATGTGTGCTAGATATTGACGTACAAGGTGTGaaacaaattaagaaaacaaTTACTCTGGATCCGTTATACGTATTTGTGAAACCGCCATCCATATCTGAATTGGAAAAGCGATTACGAGAACGTAATACTGAAACTGAGGAATCTCTACAACTCAGGTTAAAGGCAGCACAAGAGGAAATCGAATATG gTGAACAACCTGGGAATTTTCATTTAGTAATCGAGAACGACAATGTTGAGAAGGCCTACAAAAAGCTTCGGGACTTTGTTGTCTCTGAAATCGAACGACAGAAAGGTTTAG agAATTAA
- the LOC117180858 gene encoding guanylate kinase isoform X1 has product MVFSMSFRKSTISAFNMVQKGFRPLVLCGPSGTGKSTLIKKLFDELPDSFGFSISHTTRKPRAGEQNGKEYYFTDKEEMQSQIDRGQFLESATYSGNMYGTSKRAVEDVQRAGKVCVLDIDVQGVKQIKKTITLDPLYVFVKPPSISELEKRLRERNTETEESLQLRLKAAQEEIEYGEQPGNFHLVIENDNVEKAYKKLRDFVVSEIERQKGLGASTKCRFIQFIYAEQLI; this is encoded by the exons ATGGTGTTTTCTATGTCGTTTAGAAAGTCTACGATAA GTGCTTTTAATATGGTCCAAAAAGGCTTTCGGCCGCTGGTGTTGTGCGGCCCCTCTGGTACGGGGAAAAGTACTTTGATAAAGAAACTTTTTGACGAACTTCCTGATTCCTTCGGGTTTTCGATTAGTCATACCACAAGAAAACCTAGAGCAGGTGAACAAAATGGCAAGGAGTATTACTTTACTGATAAAGAAGAAATGCAGAGTCAAATCGATCGCGGACAGTTTCTCGAAAGTGCAACGTACAGTGGTAACATGTACGGAACAAG taAACGAGCCGTTGAGGATGTGCAGCGTGCCGGAAAAGTATGTGTGCTAGATATTGACGTACAAGGTGTGaaacaaattaagaaaacaaTTACTCTGGATCCGTTATACGTATTTGTGAAACCGCCATCCATATCTGAATTGGAAAAGCGATTACGAGAACGTAATACTGAAACTGAGGAATCTCTACAACTCAGGTTAAAGGCAGCACAAGAGGAAATCGAATATG gTGAACAACCTGGGAATTTTCATTTAGTAATCGAGAACGACAATGTTGAGAAGGCCTACAAAAAGCTTCGGGACTTTGTTGTCTCTGAAATCGAACGACAGAAAGGTTTAG GTGCGTCAACAAAATGTCGCTTCATTCAGTTTATTTATGCTGAACAGTTGATTTAA
- the LOC117180858 gene encoding guanylate kinase isoform X5 has protein sequence MVQKGFRPLVLCGPSGTGKSTLIKKLFDELPDSFGFSISHTTRKPRAGEQNGKEYYFTDKEEMQSQIDRGQFLESATYSGNMYGTSKRAVEDVQRAGKVCVLDIDVQGVKQIKKTITLDPLYVFVKPPSISELEKRLRERNTETEESLQLRLKAAQEEIEYGEQPGNFHLVIENDNVEKAYKKLRDFVVSEIERQKGLGASTKCRFIQFIYAEQLI, from the exons ATGGTCCAAAAAGGCTTTCGGCCGCTGGTGTTGTGCGGCCCCTCTGGTACGGGGAAAAGTACTTTGATAAAGAAACTTTTTGACGAACTTCCTGATTCCTTCGGGTTTTCGATTAGTCATACCACAAGAAAACCTAGAGCAGGTGAACAAAATGGCAAGGAGTATTACTTTACTGATAAAGAAGAAATGCAGAGTCAAATCGATCGCGGACAGTTTCTCGAAAGTGCAACGTACAGTGGTAACATGTACGGAACAAG taAACGAGCCGTTGAGGATGTGCAGCGTGCCGGAAAAGTATGTGTGCTAGATATTGACGTACAAGGTGTGaaacaaattaagaaaacaaTTACTCTGGATCCGTTATACGTATTTGTGAAACCGCCATCCATATCTGAATTGGAAAAGCGATTACGAGAACGTAATACTGAAACTGAGGAATCTCTACAACTCAGGTTAAAGGCAGCACAAGAGGAAATCGAATATG gTGAACAACCTGGGAATTTTCATTTAGTAATCGAGAACGACAATGTTGAGAAGGCCTACAAAAAGCTTCGGGACTTTGTTGTCTCTGAAATCGAACGACAGAAAGGTTTAG GTGCGTCAACAAAATGTCGCTTCATTCAGTTTATTTATGCTGAACAGTTGATTTAA